In one window of Mesoplodon densirostris isolate mMesDen1 chromosome 4, mMesDen1 primary haplotype, whole genome shotgun sequence DNA:
- the DLL4 gene encoding delta-like protein 4 has protein sequence MAAATRSASGWALLLLVALWQERAAGSGVFQLQLQEFANERGVLASGRPCEPGCRTFFRVCLKHFQAVFSPGPCTFGSVSTPVLGTNSFAVGDDSSGGGRNPLQLPFNFTWPGTFSLIIEAWHAPGDDLRPEALPPDALISKITIQGSLAVGQNWLPDEQTSPLTRLRYSYRVICSDNYYGDSCSRLCKKRNDHFGHYVCQPDGSLSCLPGWTGEYCEQPVCLSGCHEQNGYCSKPAECICRPGWQGRLCNECIPHNGCRHGTCSTPWQCTCDEGWGGLFCDQDLNYCTHHSPCKNGATCSNSGQRSYTCTCRPGYTGVDCELELSECDSNPCRNGGSCKDQEDSYRCLCPPGYYGLHCEHSTLSCADSPCFNGGSCRERNQGTSYACECPPNFTGSNCEKKVDRCTSNPCANGGQCLNRGPNRMCRCRPGFTGAHCEIHISDCARSPCVHGGTCRNLENGFACTCPAGFSGRRCEVRMPTDACASGPCFNGATCYASLPPDNFVCNCPYGFVGSRCEFPMSMPPSFPWVAVSLGVGLVVLLVLLCMVAVAVRQLRLRRPDDGSREAMNNLSDFQKDNLIPAAQLKNTNQKKELEVDCGLDKSNCGKQQNHTLDYNLAPGPLGRGILPGKYPHSDKSLGEKAPLRIHSEKPECRISAICSPRDSMYQSVCLISEERNECVIATELGKRAGSGRLVCPELLELVEDWRTAQPDPGGPGTPSGGGRGKCDALARVSPPPAVAPGAPEVPRLPAPRTPTPGSLLQPDFLFAASRPRLTSRAGKPPKAASFSETPRPLGSASCNPESHPRPGIPRRAAAAGSRRSWRACGRDRPGPIAQHQGALRGRGAAPGPGPPSPRKARGQPFLALGATGTIRRGSSRTRVQ, from the exons ATGGCAGCCGCAACCCGTAGCGCCTCTGGCTGGGCGCTACTGCTGCTGGTGGCACTTTGGCAGGAG CGCGCGGCCGGCTCGGGAGTCTTCCAGCTGCAGCTGCAGGAGTTTGCCAACGAGCGCGGCGTACTCGCCAGCGGGCGGCCGTGCGAACCCGGCTGCCGGACCTTCTTCCGTGTCTGCCTTAAGCACTTCCAGGCGGTCTTCTCTCCCGGGCCCTGTACCTTCGGCAGCGTCTCCACGCCTGTGCTGGGCACCAACTCCTTCGCCGTCGGCGACGACAGTAGCGGCGGGGGACGCAACCCTCTCCAACTGCCCTTCAATTTCACCTGGCCG GGTACCTTCTCACTCATCATTGAAGCTTGGCACGCGCCAGGAGACGACCTGCGGCCAG AGGCCTTGCCACCAGACGCGCTCATCAGCAAGATCACCATCCAGGGCTCCCTAGCTGTGGGCCAGAACTGGTTACCGGATGAGCAGACCAGCCCTCTCACAAGGCTGCGCTACTCTTACCGGGTCATCTGCAGTGACAACTACTATGGGGACAGCTGCTCACGGCTATGCAAGAAGCGCAATGACCACTTCGGCCACTACGTGTGCCAGCCAGATGGCAGCCTGTCCTGCCTGCCCGGCTGGACTGGGGAGTACTGCGAACAGC CTGTCTGTCTTTCGGGCTGTCATGAACAGAATGGCTACTGCAGCAAGCCAGCAGAGTGCAT CTGCCGCCCAGGCTGGCAGGGCCGCCTGTGCAATGAATGCATACCCCACAACGGCTGTCGCCATGGCACCTGCAGCACCCCCTGGCAATGCACTTGTGATGAGGGGTGGGGAGGCCTATTCTGTGACCAAG ATCTCAACTACTGCACCCATCATTCCCCGTGCAAGAATGGGGCGACGTGCTCCAACAGTGGGCAGCGGAGCTATACCTGCACCTGTCGCCCAGGCTACACTGGCGTGGACTGTGAGCTGGAGCTCAGCGAGTGTGACAGCAACCCCTGTCGCAATGGAGGCAGCTGTAAG GACCAGGAGGACAGCTACCGCTGCCTGTGTCCCCCGGGCTACTATGGCCTGCACTGCGAACACAGCACCTTGAGTTGTGCTGACTCTCCCTGCTTCAATGGGGGCTCCTGTCGGGAGCGCAACCAGGGGACCAGCTATGCCTGTGAATGTCCCCCCAACTTCACTGGCTCCAACTGCGAGAAGAAAGTGGACAGGTGTACCAGCAATCCGTGTGCCAATG GGGGCCAGTGCCTGAACCGAGGTCCAAACCGCATGTGCCGCTGCCGTCCTGGATTCACAGGCGCCCACTGTGAAATCCACATCAGCGACTGTGCCCGCAGCCCTTGTGTCCACGGCGGCACTTGCCGCAACCTGGAGAACGGGTTCGCGTGCACCTGCCCTGCTGGCTTCTCTGGCCGGCGCTGCGAGGTGCGGATGCCCACCGACGCTTGTGCCTCGGGACCCTGCTTCAATGGGGCCACCTGCTACGCCAGCCTCCCCCCGGACAACTTCGTCTGCAACTGCCCCTACGGCTTTGTGGGCAGCCGCTGCGAGTTCCCCATGAGCATGCCCCCCAGCTTCCCCTGGGTGGCCGTCTCCCTGGGCGTGGGACTGGTGGTGCTGCTGGTGCTGCTGTGCATGGTGGCAGTGGCAGTGCGGCAGCTGCGGCTCAGGCGGCCCGACGACGGCAGCAGGGAGGCCATGAACAACCTGTCGGACTTCCAGAAGGACAACCTGATCCCCGCCGCCCAGCTCAAGAACACAAACCAGAAGAAGGAGCTGGAAGTGGACTGTGGCCTGGACAAGTCCAACTGTGGCAAACAACAGAACCACACACTGGACTATAATCTGGCCCCAGGACCCCTGGGGCGGGGGATCCTGCCCGGGAAGTATCCCCACAGTGACAAGAGCTTAGGGGAGAAGGCGCCACTGCGGATACACAG TGAAAAGCCAGAGTGTCGGATATCAGCGATATGCTCCCCCAGGGACTCCATGTACCAGTCTGTGTGTTTGATATCAGAAGAGAGGAACGAATGTGTCATTGCCACAGAG CTGGGCAAGAGAGCTGGCTCTGGGCGCCTGGTCTGCCCGGAGCTGCTAGAGTTGGTTGAAGACT GGCGCACAGCACAGCCGGATCCCGGCGGGCCTGGAACCCCCAGCGGCGGCGGAAGAGGCAAGTGCGACGCGCTGGCCCGGGTCAGCCCTCCACCTGCCGTCGCCCCGGGCGCCCCGGAGGTCCCGCGGCTCCCCGCGCCCCGCACCCCCACCCCGGGCTCTTTGTTACAGCCCGACTTCCTGTTTGCGGCCTCCCGACCCCGGCTCACTTCCCGGGCCGGGAAGCCACCGAAGGCCGCGAGTTTCTCGGAGACTCCGCGCCCGCTCGGCTCCGCCTCCTGCAACCCCGAATCCCACCCACGGCCTGGGATCCCGCGCCGGGCCGCTGCCGCGGGAAGCCGGCGTAGCTGGCGGGCCTGCGGGCGGGACCGCCCGGGCCCCATTGCCCAGCACCAGGGGGCGCTGCGCGGCCGCGGGGCTGCTCCCGGACCGGGACCGCCGTCACCCCGCAAGGCACGGGGTCAGCCCTTCTTGGCCCTGGGGGCCACCGGGACGATCCGGAGAGGGAGCAGCCGGACGCGAGTTCAGTGA